One stretch of Cryptococcus neoformans var. neoformans B-3501A chromosome 5, whole genome shotgun sequence DNA includes these proteins:
- a CDS encoding hypothetical protein (Match to EST gb|CF192359.1|CF192359) has product MNSTLSDIESAHNLPETADDKYEVQHLDKPRPVPDVVVNDQEAAGYIDPTLIITEAENIRMRRKIHRRILPLICIGYLCQALDKGTLTSASIMGWIDDVGAVGQDYSLTGTLLWCGIISGEPLANQCVRRLPLRQLLVGGIVVWSGLLFGLGFSLSMPPVLAIRFLLGFFESLIGPTLVALMVQWYRVEEQPFVTSVWQSMLGTSVAVSNLLAYGFYHIKDGVLHSWQWLHITIALISLISATLIYIFLPDSPTKARWASEHEKKLLVERVRSNNQGLKQKHWNSEQALEAFTDPFTYCLFFLCFFNCLVVGGINTFSGLLITNAFGFSTLNTQLISIPLGVMGIISFLLIGWFIKKTNETCLCMVGFAIPNIAGTIVLLTVEQGDKTKGGLVAAFYIMQLFGACYPAVLMLLSRNSAGQTKKSITYAVTFIGWSSGNAIAPQIFQSKWAPRYLHSLHIHLALYGCFIITALLTRALLWRRNKKTLAATEARRAAEGEEFIENLHAFEDLTDLKNPDFVYSL; this is encoded by the exons ATGAACAGCACCCTCTCGGATATTGAGTCGGCGCACAACCTCCCGGAGACGGCAGACGACAAGTACGAAGTCCAACACCTGGATAAGCCCAGGCCGGTCCCCGATGTCGTGGTGAACGATCAAGAGGCGGCGGGGTATATTGACCCTACCCTCATCATTACCGAGGCAGAAAACATTCGAATGAGGCGCAAAATCCATCGTCG CATCCTTCCACTGATCTGTATTGGATACTTGTGTCAGGCCCTTGACAAA GGAACGCTGACCTCTGCCTCCATTATGGGCTGGATCGACGACGTCGGCGCCGTTGGGCAGGACTACAGCTTGACAGGTACTCTTCTTTGGTGTGGTATCATCTCGGGCGAGCCTTTA GCTAATCAATGTGTGCGACGACTTCCTCTACGTCAGCTCTTGGTTGGTGGTATCGTCGTCTGGAGTGGG CTCCTTTTCGGTCTCGgtttctccctctccatgCCGCCCGTGCTCGCCATCCGTTTTCTCCTCGGTTTCTTCGAGTCGCTCATTGGGCCTACCCTTGTCGCTT TGATGGTCCAATGGTACCGCGTGGAAGAACAACCCTTTGTCACCTCCGTCTGGCAGTCTATGCTAGGTACCAGCGTGGCAGTCAGCAACCTTCTCGCT TACGGCTTCTACCACATCAAAGACGGAGTGCTGCACAGCTGGCAGTGGCTGCACATCACCATCGCGCTCATTAGCCTAATTTCCGCTA CCCTCATCtacatcttcctccccgACTCGCCCACCAAAGCACGCTGGGCCTCCGAGCATGAGAAGAAACTCCTAGTTGAGCGCGTACGTTCCAACAACCAAGGTCTCAAGCAGAAGCATTGGAACTCGGAACAGGCACTTGAGGCGTTTACCGACCCCTTCACGTATTGTCTATTCTTCCTGTGTTTCTTTAACTGTCTGGTGGTAGGAGGGATCAACACATTTTCGGGGCTGTTGATCACTAATGCTTTTGGATTCTCG ACACTCAACACCCAACTGATCAGCATCCCCCTTGGTGTCATGGGCATCAtcagcttccttctcatTGG CTGGTTCATCAAGAAGACCAACGAAACCTGTCTCTGCATGGTCGGCTTCGCCATCCCCAACATCGCCGGTACCATTGTGCTCCTCACTGTCGAGCAGGGCGACAAGACCAAGGGCGGGCTTGTGGCTGCTTTCTATATCATGCAACTTTTCGGGGCG TGCTATCCCGCGGTGTTGATGTTGCTCTCGCGTAACTCGGCGGGccagacgaagaagagtatcACCTACGCCGTCACAT TCATCGGGTGGTCGAGCGGTAACGCCATTGCCCCGCAGATCTTCCAGTCTAAATGGGCACCTCGGTACTTGCACAGTCTGCACATCCACCTCGCGTTGT ACGGCTGCTTCATAATCACCGCTCTGCTCACACGCGCTCTCCTCTGGCGGCGCAACAAGAAGACGCTGGCAGCGACGGAGGCGCGCCGCGCTGCTGAAGGGGAGGAATTTATCGAAAATTTGCATGCTTTTGAG GATCTGACGGACTTGAAGAACCCGGACTTTGTGTACTCACTCTAA
- a CDS encoding hypothetical protein (Match to ESTs gb|CF191349.1|CF191349, gb|CF191348.1|CF191348), with product MPNNRKITKKTIKGKEGLHPGSRKAAQLTRVQLRVEKLKGNNKARKDHVSAKVQRPLFFIHSLSSPNPLTLPSLKALITEVYLKRHDPRIEELTRERRPGRPKPKELLDLEEVKKRETGEYETGMEVPDLTHPPTTLLIHSWLSSPNPPSIDHSHIDLLRHIRVSPHGEVLLTKEGRTEEMGLGNWKGEGEGDDWTTFLEGVSTEKQGQEMEE from the exons ATGCCCAACAACAGGAAGATTACAAAAAAGACAAtcaagggaaaggaaggccTCCATCCGGGATCACGAAAGGCTGCCCAGCTTACGCGGGTCCAGCTGAGGGtcgagaagctcaaggGAAATAACAAGGCAAGAAAAGATCATGTTTCTGCGAAGG TCCAGCGgccactcttcttcatccactccctctcctccccaaaCCCGCTtaccctcccttccctcaaAGCACTCATAACGGAAGTGTATCTCAAGCGACATGATCCCCGCATTGAAGAGCTTACACGAGAACGGAGGCCAGGGAGACCAAAGCCGAAGGAGTTGctggatttggaggaggtcaaaaaaagggaaactGGAGAGTATGAGACAGGAATGG AGGTCCCAGACCTAACCCATCCCCCAACGACCCTTCTCATCCACTCATGGCTCAGTTCTCCCAACCCGCCTTCTATCGACCATTCACACATTGACCTCCTTCGACATATACGTGTATCCCCTCATGGGGAGGTATTGCTTacaaaggaagggagaacAGAAGAGATGGGTTTGGGGAAttggaagggagagggagagggagatgattGGACTACTTTTTTGGAAGGGGTGAGCacggagaaacaggggcaagagatggaggagtAA